Proteins encoded together in one Yersinia mollaretii ATCC 43969 window:
- a CDS encoding 23S rRNA (adenine(2030)-N(6))-methyltransferase RlmJ, with amino-acid sequence MLSYRHSFHAGNHADVLKHTVQSLIIESLKEKEKPFLYLDTHAGAGRYQLSGEHAERTGEYLEGIGKLWQRDDLPDDLAPYMSAIHYFNRAEKLRYYPGSPLIARHLLREDDKIHLTELHPSDYPLLRNEFAKDERAKVQRADGYQQLKSQLPPASRRGFVLIDPPYEMKTDYQDVVKGIQEGYKRFATGTYAIWYPVVLRQQIKRMLRDLEATGIRRILQIELAVRPDSDQHGMTASGMIVINPPWKLEQQMNTLLPWLHKALVPSGHGHTLVKWVVPE; translated from the coding sequence ATGTTAAGTTATCGCCATAGTTTTCACGCCGGCAACCATGCCGATGTCCTGAAACACACTGTTCAGAGCTTGATTATTGAGTCTCTGAAAGAGAAAGAAAAACCCTTCCTTTATCTGGATACCCACGCCGGTGCAGGTCGCTACCAATTAAGTGGCGAACATGCCGAGCGCACGGGCGAATACCTTGAGGGTATTGGAAAACTGTGGCAACGCGATGATTTACCTGATGATTTAGCCCCATACATGAGTGCTATCCATTATTTTAACCGGGCCGAGAAGTTGCGTTATTATCCCGGTTCGCCATTGATCGCACGCCATTTATTGCGTGAAGATGACAAAATCCATTTGACCGAACTGCACCCTAGCGATTATCCGCTGCTGCGCAATGAATTCGCAAAAGATGAGCGGGCTAAGGTTCAACGTGCCGATGGTTATCAACAGCTTAAGTCACAGTTACCCCCTGCATCTCGCCGTGGTTTCGTTCTGATTGACCCGCCGTATGAGATGAAAACTGACTATCAGGATGTGGTGAAAGGTATTCAGGAAGGTTATAAGCGCTTTGCAACTGGCACCTATGCAATATGGTATCCGGTGGTTTTGCGTCAGCAAATTAAGCGCATGTTACGGGATCTGGAAGCCACAGGTATCCGCCGTATCTTGCAAATTGAGCTGGCGGTTCGCCCCGATAGCGACCAGCACGGCATGACGGCTTCTGGCATGATTGTGATTAACCCACCGTGGAAACTGGAACAGCAAATGAATACGTTGCTACCGTGGCTGCACAAAGCACTGGTGCCATCAGGTCATGGCCATACACTGGTGAAATGGGTAGTGCCGGAATAA
- the prlC gene encoding oligopeptidase A, giving the protein MTNPLLTPFSLPPFSAIRPEDIVPAVKSALDECRQAVERVVAQPGPFTWDNLCQPLAESDDRLSRIWSPVGHLNSVKNSPELRTAYEQSLPLLSEYGTWVGQHKGLYQAYVSLKEGPGFEALTAPQRKAVENALRDFQLSGIGLEPEQQKRYGEIVARLSELGSTYSNNVLDATMGWSKLITDVEQLKGLPESALAAAKAMAEAKEQEGWLLTLDMPSYLPVLTYADNAELREEMYRAFATRASDQGPNAGKWDNSEIMAEILTLRHELAQLLGFDSYADKSLATKMAESPQQVLGFLNDLAKRARPQAEEELAQLRAFAEKHYGVSELAAWDITYYSEKQKQHLFSISDEQLRPYFPEQRVVEGLFEVVKRIYGITAKERRDVDTWHPDVRFFELYDVSGELRGSFYLDLYAREHKRGGAWMDDCVGSLRLANGQLQKPVAYLTCNFNGPVGGKPALFTHNEVTTLFHEFGHGLHHMLTKIDTAGVSGINGVPWDAVELPSQFMENWCWEPEALAFISGHYETNEPLPQEMLDKLLAAKNYQAALFILRQLEFGLFDFRMHYEFDPLTGAQILPILYEVKKQVAVVPSPTWGRFPHAFSHIFAGGYAAGYYSYLWAEVLSADAFSRFEEEGIFNAATGQSFLDNILSRGGSEEPMTLFKRFRGREPQLDAMLRHYGIKG; this is encoded by the coding sequence ATGACAAATCCGCTGTTGACCCCGTTCTCCCTGCCGCCATTTTCTGCGATTCGCCCTGAAGATATCGTGCCTGCGGTGAAATCCGCGCTGGATGAATGCCGTCAAGCGGTGGAGCGGGTGGTTGCCCAGCCGGGGCCTTTCACCTGGGATAACCTATGCCAACCACTGGCTGAATCAGATGACCGCTTATCACGCATCTGGTCGCCGGTCGGGCACTTAAATTCAGTGAAGAACAGCCCGGAATTACGCACCGCTTATGAACAAAGTTTGCCATTGCTGTCGGAGTACGGCACTTGGGTCGGGCAGCACAAGGGCTTATATCAGGCTTATGTCAGTCTGAAAGAAGGGCCGGGGTTTGAGGCGTTGACCGCCCCGCAGCGCAAAGCGGTAGAAAATGCCCTGCGTGACTTCCAGTTATCCGGTATTGGTTTGGAGCCTGAGCAGCAAAAACGTTATGGCGAAATCGTGGCCCGCCTGTCTGAGTTGGGATCGACTTACAGCAATAATGTGCTTGATGCCACCATGGGTTGGAGCAAGCTAATTACCGATGTCGAGCAGTTGAAAGGGCTGCCGGAAAGCGCCCTAGCGGCGGCTAAAGCCATGGCAGAAGCCAAAGAGCAAGAGGGCTGGTTGCTGACGCTGGATATGCCAAGTTATCTGCCGGTGCTGACCTATGCGGATAATGCTGAATTGCGCGAAGAGATGTACCGCGCCTTTGCGACTCGCGCCTCTGATCAAGGGCCGAATGCGGGCAAGTGGGATAACAGCGAGATCATGGCTGAAATCCTCACACTCCGTCATGAATTGGCGCAGTTGCTGGGCTTTGACAGTTATGCGGATAAATCACTGGCGACCAAGATGGCTGAAAGCCCACAACAGGTGTTGGGCTTCTTAAACGATCTGGCGAAACGCGCCCGTCCACAGGCGGAAGAGGAGCTGGCGCAGTTACGCGCATTTGCTGAAAAACATTATGGTGTCAGTGAGTTAGCAGCATGGGATATCACCTACTACTCCGAGAAACAAAAGCAGCATCTGTTCTCCATCAGCGATGAGCAGTTACGCCCTTACTTCCCTGAACAGCGCGTCGTCGAAGGGCTGTTTGAGGTGGTTAAACGCATTTACGGTATCACCGCCAAAGAGCGCCGCGATGTGGATACTTGGCATCCGGATGTGCGCTTCTTCGAACTTTATGATGTGAGTGGCGAACTGCGCGGCAGCTTCTATCTTGATCTGTATGCCCGTGAACATAAGCGCGGTGGGGCTTGGATGGATGATTGTGTCGGCAGCCTGCGGTTGGCGAACGGCCAGTTGCAAAAACCGGTAGCGTATCTGACGTGTAACTTTAATGGCCCTGTCGGCGGCAAACCGGCGCTATTTACCCATAACGAAGTGACCACGTTGTTCCATGAGTTCGGCCATGGGTTGCACCATATGCTGACCAAAATTGATACAGCGGGTGTCTCGGGTATCAATGGCGTGCCGTGGGATGCGGTCGAGCTGCCAAGCCAGTTTATGGAAAACTGGTGCTGGGAGCCGGAAGCGCTGGCATTTATTTCCGGCCATTACGAAACTAATGAACCGCTACCACAAGAGATGCTGGACAAACTGCTGGCGGCGAAAAACTATCAGGCGGCACTGTTTATTCTGCGCCAATTGGAGTTTGGGTTGTTTGATTTCCGTATGCATTATGAGTTCGATCCGCTGACGGGTGCGCAGATCCTGCCGATCTTGTATGAGGTGAAAAAACAGGTCGCGGTTGTGCCATCACCTACATGGGGCCGCTTCCCACATGCCTTTAGCCATATCTTTGCTGGCGGTTATGCTGCGGGTTACTACAGCTATCTGTGGGCGGAAGTGCTCTCTGCTGATGCCTTCTCGCGCTTTGAAGAGGAGGGGATTTTCAATGCGGCAACCGGCCAATCTTTCCTCGACAATATCTTGTCCCGTGGCGGTTCAGAAGAGCCGATGACACTGTTCAAGCGCTTCCGTGGTCGTGAGCCGCAGTTGGATGCTATGCTGCGCCATTACGGTATTAAGGGCTAG
- the rsmJ gene encoding 16S rRNA (guanine(1516)-N(2))-methyltransferase RsmJ produces MSQVSICLLSEAGADPGALSVLAERWGLVSDEQAIMALVLTPERLELRKRDEPKLGGIYVDFVSGTLAHRRKFGGGRGEAVAKAVGIKKGYLPRVVDATAGLGRDAFVLAALGCHVQMLERNPVVAALLEDGLRRGYQDVEIGPWLRERLTLLHASSLTALAAIEPRPEVVYLDPMYPHRQKSALVKKEMRVFQSLVGADEDADGLLAPARALATKRVVVKRPDYAEPLAGVAAQAAVTTKSHRFDLYTQLA; encoded by the coding sequence GTGTCACAGGTAAGTATTTGTTTATTGTCTGAAGCAGGCGCCGATCCCGGCGCCTTGTCTGTTTTGGCCGAGCGTTGGGGATTGGTGTCTGACGAGCAGGCCATTATGGCGCTAGTGCTGACACCTGAACGCCTTGAGTTGCGCAAACGAGATGAGCCGAAACTCGGCGGCATTTATGTTGATTTCGTCTCCGGCACACTGGCCCATCGTCGCAAATTTGGCGGCGGGCGGGGTGAGGCAGTCGCCAAAGCGGTCGGCATCAAAAAAGGCTATCTTCCTCGAGTGGTTGATGCCACTGCGGGCTTGGGGCGAGATGCTTTTGTGTTGGCGGCGCTAGGCTGCCATGTGCAGATGCTGGAACGTAACCCAGTGGTGGCGGCTTTGCTGGAGGATGGTTTGCGCCGTGGCTATCAGGACGTCGAAATTGGCCCTTGGCTGCGGGAACGTTTGACGCTGCTACATGCTTCTAGTTTGACGGCATTGGCCGCGATTGAGCCTCGACCGGAAGTGGTTTACCTCGATCCCATGTACCCGCATCGGCAGAAAAGTGCGCTGGTCAAAAAGGAGATGCGGGTATTCCAATCGCTGGTGGGAGCTGATGAAGATGCCGATGGTTTGCTGGCACCAGCCCGTGCATTGGCAACCAAACGGGTGGTGGTTAAGCGCCCCGACTATGCCGAACCCCTGGCGGGAGTCGCAGCACAGGCAGCGGTGACCACCAAAAGCCACCGTTTTGATCTCTATACCCAGCTTGCTTGA
- a CDS encoding M10 family metallopeptidase C-terminal domain-containing protein, whose product MRHNNRYNKSIDKKTHINYKNEIKENIAPNIVTHYSWNGEGHYGRGISLSYSFNIPVRNDMLDGLSPHDFFPFNQFQVNQAKKSMQAWADIANISFTEAVDFDNVNIGFYNFSEKSIRSGFAFHPNYSRFSGVYINHSFGENTKPTKSNYGGFTLTHEIGHSLGLKHPHNAGDTIKDQKHTHQVSIMSYYSESSSNADYCDDNVSTPQLYDVAAVQYLYGANMKTRTGDTIYGFNSNSERDFFTANAPTDKLIFCVWDAGGMDTFDFSGYSEDQNINLKELSFSDVGGLTANISIAADVVIENAIGGSGNDTLYGNDANNILSGGAGADQLWGINGHNVFRYDKPSDSTSISADTIHDFNAEKDKIDLSPFLSGNRNIPLIVQNYDDISEITSLMIDFGISNRQYECNMMIKLIGKHQFTLNNFIISPPLTGL is encoded by the coding sequence ATGCGTCACAACAATAGATACAACAAATCAATAGATAAAAAAACACACATAAATTACAAAAATGAAATAAAAGAAAATATCGCACCCAATATAGTGACTCATTACTCATGGAACGGTGAAGGTCATTATGGGCGTGGTATTAGTCTGAGTTACTCATTTAATATACCCGTTAGAAATGACATGCTTGATGGACTTAGCCCTCATGATTTCTTCCCATTTAATCAATTTCAGGTTAATCAAGCAAAGAAAAGCATGCAAGCCTGGGCTGATATAGCGAATATCTCTTTTACTGAAGCAGTTGATTTTGATAACGTCAACATCGGTTTTTATAATTTTTCAGAAAAAAGTATCCGATCCGGATTTGCCTTTCATCCAAATTATTCAAGATTCAGCGGGGTATATATTAACCATTCTTTCGGTGAAAATACCAAGCCGACGAAATCAAATTATGGCGGTTTTACGTTGACCCATGAAATAGGGCATAGCCTTGGATTAAAGCACCCCCACAATGCAGGAGATACAATTAAAGATCAAAAACATACTCACCAGGTTAGCATAATGAGCTATTACTCAGAATCATCATCAAATGCTGATTATTGTGATGATAATGTCTCCACACCACAATTATATGATGTAGCAGCGGTTCAATATCTCTATGGTGCAAATATGAAAACTCGCACAGGTGATACTATTTATGGTTTTAACTCCAATAGCGAGAGAGATTTTTTTACCGCCAATGCCCCCACAGATAAGCTGATATTCTGTGTCTGGGATGCAGGTGGTATGGATACATTTGATTTTTCCGGTTATAGCGAAGATCAAAATATTAATCTGAAGGAACTTAGTTTTTCTGATGTCGGTGGACTCACGGCGAATATCTCCATTGCCGCCGATGTGGTGATTGAAAACGCTATCGGCGGCAGTGGCAATGATACATTGTATGGCAATGATGCTAATAATATTTTGTCAGGTGGTGCAGGAGCCGATCAATTATGGGGTATAAACGGCCATAATGTTTTCCGCTACGACAAACCCAGTGACTCTACATCAATATCTGCTGACACTATTCACGATTTTAACGCAGAGAAAGATAAAATCGATTTATCGCCATTCTTATCTGGCAACCGGAATATTCCGCTGATAGTACAAAACTATGATGATATAAGTGAAATAACTTCTCTGATGATCGATTTCGGCATCAGTAATCGTCAGTATGAGTGCAATATGATGATAAAACTTATTGGCAAACATCAATTCACACTCAATAACTTTATTATCAGCCCACCACTCACCGGGCTATAA
- the gdhA gene encoding NADP-specific glutamate dehydrogenase: MNDLISLESFLESLQQRDANQPEYLQAVREVFTSLWPFLEQNPHYREQSLLERLVEPERVIQFRVAWTDDQGKVQVNRAWRVQFSSAIGPFKGGMRFHPSVNLSILKFLGFEQTFKNALTTLPMGGGKGGSDFNPKGKSQAEVMRFCQALMTELYRHLGPDTDVPAGDIGVGGREVAFMSGMMKKLSNNTACVFTGKGLSFGGSLIRPEATGYGLVYFTDAMLKRHGLGFEGRRVSVSGAGNVAQYTIEKAMELGARVITASDSGGTVVDEEGFTPEKLAHLAEIKNKRYGRVEDYARERNLVYLADQQPWSVPVDIALPCATQNELDLPAARQLIANGVKAVAEGANMPTTIQATDAFLEAGVLFAPGKAANAGGVATSGLEMAQNAARMSWKSEKVDVRLHHIMLDIHQSCVEYGGEGKQTHYVHGANIAGFVKVADAMLAQGVL; the protein is encoded by the coding sequence ATGAATGATTTAATCTCTCTGGAGTCGTTTTTAGAATCGTTACAACAACGTGATGCCAACCAACCTGAATATCTCCAAGCCGTGCGTGAAGTCTTCACCTCGCTTTGGCCCTTTCTGGAGCAAAACCCGCATTACCGTGAACAAAGCCTGCTGGAACGTTTAGTCGAGCCAGAACGGGTCATTCAATTTCGTGTTGCTTGGACTGACGATCAAGGCAAGGTGCAAGTTAACCGTGCTTGGCGCGTTCAGTTTAGCTCAGCCATTGGTCCTTTTAAGGGCGGGATGCGCTTCCATCCATCAGTCAACTTATCGATTCTTAAATTCCTTGGTTTTGAGCAAACCTTCAAAAATGCCCTGACTACACTACCTATGGGTGGCGGTAAAGGCGGTTCTGATTTTAATCCGAAAGGGAAGAGTCAGGCTGAAGTCATGCGCTTTTGTCAGGCGCTGATGACGGAGCTGTACCGCCATCTTGGCCCAGATACGGATGTTCCGGCGGGTGATATTGGTGTAGGTGGTCGTGAAGTGGCCTTTATGTCCGGCATGATGAAAAAGCTGTCGAATAACACCGCCTGTGTCTTCACTGGCAAAGGATTATCCTTCGGCGGCAGCCTGATTCGCCCAGAAGCGACCGGCTATGGTTTGGTGTATTTCACCGACGCCATGCTAAAACGCCACGGTTTAGGTTTTGAAGGTCGAAGAGTGTCGGTTTCCGGTGCAGGAAATGTGGCGCAATACACCATTGAAAAAGCGATGGAACTGGGTGCTCGAGTAATTACGGCCTCCGATTCAGGCGGTACAGTCGTAGATGAAGAGGGCTTCACCCCAGAAAAACTGGCCCATTTGGCTGAGATTAAAAACAAACGTTATGGCCGCGTTGAAGATTATGCCCGTGAACGTAATCTGGTCTATCTGGCGGATCAGCAGCCGTGGAGTGTACCGGTCGATATCGCCTTGCCGTGCGCAACACAGAACGAACTAGACCTGCCAGCTGCTCGCCAATTGATTGCCAATGGGGTTAAAGCTGTGGCCGAGGGCGCAAATATGCCGACGACCATTCAGGCAACAGATGCTTTCCTTGAAGCTGGCGTCCTCTTCGCGCCGGGCAAAGCCGCCAACGCGGGTGGTGTTGCTACATCGGGCTTGGAGATGGCACAAAATGCGGCTCGCATGAGCTGGAAATCAGAAAAAGTGGATGTTCGTCTGCACCACATCATGCTGGATATTCATCAGTCTTGTGTTGAATACGGCGGTGAAGGTAAACAGACCCACTATGTGCACGGCGCGAACATTGCTGGTTTTGTCAAAGTGGCAGATGCGATGTTGGCCCAAGGTGTGCTGTAA
- the uspA gene encoding universal stress protein UspA, with the protein MAYKHILIAVDLSPESKVLVEKAVSMAKPYNAKVSLIHVDVNYSDLYTGLIDVNLGDMQKRISEETHNALTELSQNAGYPIEQTLSGSGDLGQVLVDAIKKYDMDLVLCGHHQDFWSKLMSSARQLINTVHVDMLIVPLRDDENGEDD; encoded by the coding sequence ATGGCTTACAAACACATTCTGATTGCGGTTGACCTATCTCCGGAAAGTAAGGTGTTGGTGGAAAAAGCGGTCTCCATGGCCAAACCGTACAATGCCAAAGTTTCCTTGATCCATGTCGATGTTAACTACTCAGATCTCTATACCGGCTTGATCGACGTTAATCTTGGCGATATGCAAAAACGCATCTCTGAAGAGACACACAATGCATTGACTGAGCTTTCGCAGAATGCGGGCTACCCGATTGAGCAAACCCTGAGTGGTAGCGGCGACTTGGGTCAGGTACTGGTTGATGCGATTAAGAAATATGATATGGACTTAGTATTATGCGGCCATCATCAAGATTTCTGGAGCAAGTTGATGTCCTCAGCACGCCAACTGATCAACACCGTGCATGTCGATATGCTGATCGTGCCTCTGCGCGATGACGAAAATGGCGAAGACGATTAA
- the uspB gene encoding universal stress protein UspB encodes MISTVALFWALCVVCVINMARYYSSLRALLVVLRGCDPLLYQYVDGGGFFTSHGQPSKQIRLVGYIFTQRYLDHHDPEFIRRCERLRGQFILTSALCGLVVVSLVGLILWY; translated from the coding sequence ATGATCAGTACCGTCGCGCTTTTTTGGGCTTTGTGTGTGGTATGTGTGATTAATATGGCACGTTATTATTCATCACTGCGTGCGTTGTTAGTGGTATTACGTGGCTGCGACCCGTTGCTGTATCAATATGTTGATGGCGGTGGATTCTTTACCTCCCATGGCCAGCCGAGCAAACAGATTAGATTAGTGGGTTATATTTTTACTCAACGCTATCTTGATCACCATGATCCGGAGTTTATTCGCCGCTGTGAGCGATTACGTGGGCAATTTATACTGACCAGCGCATTATGTGGTTTAGTCGTGGTGAGTCTGGTGGGATTAATCTTGTGGTATTAG